The Anaerotignum propionicum DSM 1682 sequence GCGGAAAAAGGCATGGTATTTTATTATACAAATCAATGTCCTCATACAGAAAAATATGTTCCCCTTATGGCTGAGGTAGCCAAGGAAAAGGGACAAACGGTAAGGCTGATAAAATTTGAAAGTGCAAAGCAGGCACAAAATGCCCCCACGCCATTTACAACCTATGGCTTTTTTGATGATGGAGAATTTGTTACAAATGAAATGTTTTCGGGCAGCAAATTTAAAAAATATTTGGAAAAGAAGGGTTTGTGATGGATTGGATACCTGCAAAAACAATCCTTTCCGGATACAGTGAAAATAACTTATGGTTTGGGACGAACTATAACATGAACCTTTATAAAGGTTGTAGCCATGGTTGCATTTATTGTGATAGCAGAAGTGATTGCTATGGCGTGGAAATCTTTGATAAAGTTCGAGCCAAGGAAAATGCCCTTTCTATTTTGGAGCGAGAGTTGAGATGTAAAAGAAAGAGGGGTGTTGTTGGCACGGGAGCAATGAGTGATCCCTATAACCCCTTTGAAAAGGAATATCAGCTTACCAGGGGGGCATTGGTGCAGATCAATCGGTATGGTTATGGAGTTGCCATTGCAACAAAAAGCAATTTGGTGGAGCGAGACATTGATTTGCTCCAAGAAATATCTACCCACTCTCCTGTTTTGATAAAACTAACAATCACTACGGCTGATGATGCCATGTGCAAAAAAATAGAGCCCAATGTAGCCCTTTCTTCACAACGTTTTGCCACCATCAAGACACTGTCTCAGGCAGGGATTTTTGCAGGAATTTTGTGCATGCCCATACTACCCTTTATAGAAGACAATGAAAATAATATTAGAGCTATTGTGGAGCAGGCACATGAAAATGGTGCAAAGTTTATTTATCCTGCATTTGGTGTAACCTTAAGGCAGAATCAGCGGGAATGGTATTATGATAAATTGGATGAATTGTTTCCCTCACTAAAAGAAAAATATATGATAACCTATGGGAATTCTTACGAATGCAAATCTCCTAAAGGAAAAGAATTGTGGAAGATTTTTGTTGAAACGTGCCAACGACACGGAATTTTATATAAAATGGATGAGATTATTAAGGGGTATAAAAGTTATGGACAACCGGTTCAACTTTCATGGTTTTAGTTTTTTTTAGAGAAATGAGGGGAACTCAAAAGGTAAATACTAAAAAAGTAAGGTTTACTGAATTCAAGAGATGAAGTAAGCCTTACTTTTTTTTGAATGAAAAAGTTAGACTTTATAATGTATTGCTGTTTTTTAGTGAAAACAGAATATGAAAAAATAGTATGCAATAAATATTAAAAGAAATAATTTTTGTTAGTCAATATAGTCGGGTTTATAGGGGATATTCAATTGGATAGTATATAAATTAAGTGGGGATTTTGAAAGAAATTATACATTTCATACATGAATACTGTGGATTGAAATATTTTATTTGTGAATAGTTTCCTTATTTTCCTTTACAATTCAACAAGAAAATGGTAATATTTTACTAAATGCAAGTATTACAGTTTACTGATATATTTCAAGAAAGGGTGTTTATTATGTCTTATTCTCCAACACTATCCTCTGGCTTCACGGCAGGAAGAAATTCCAGTAGATTTGTATCACCTCAATCGGGAATGTGTTCCTTTTGCACTGAGGATTGTAATGGAACTTGTGAAATTGCATTGGCGGCAGTATTAGGTGCCAGAACGGTATATCCCATTACCACAGGCAATAATCAAATTGCCAGTGAAAAAGATTATCCCATAGACTATTCCCATTTTAATATTAATGGCCGAGTTTTTGGCGCAGAGGGAACAGATAAATCTG is a genomic window containing:
- a CDS encoding SPL family radical SAM protein, encoding MDWIPAKTILSGYSENNLWFGTNYNMNLYKGCSHGCIYCDSRSDCYGVEIFDKVRAKENALSILERELRCKRKRGVVGTGAMSDPYNPFEKEYQLTRGALVQINRYGYGVAIATKSNLVERDIDLLQEISTHSPVLIKLTITTADDAMCKKIEPNVALSSQRFATIKTLSQAGIFAGILCMPILPFIEDNENNIRAIVEQAHENGAKFIYPAFGVTLRQNQREWYYDKLDELFPSLKEKYMITYGNSYECKSPKGKELWKIFVETCQRHGILYKMDEIIKGYKSYGQPVQLSWF